Genomic DNA from Leucobacter triazinivorans:
TCGAAGAGCTCGGCGGCGCCCTCACGCACAACAAGACGAGCGGCGTGAGCCACTACCTCGCGAGCGACGAGCTCGACGCGCTCGACTACGCTCGGACGCTCATCAGCTACCTGCCCGACAACAACCTCGCCGAGGCTCCCGTCTACGACAGCGACACGGCGCTCGAGATCACGGACGCCGACCGCAGGCTGAACACGGTCATCCCGGACAGCCCCAACCAGCCGTACGACATGAAGTCGATCATCGAGACGATCCTCGACGGCGGCGACTTCCTCGAGGTGCAGCCGCTGTTCGCCCCCAACATCCTCATCGGCTTCGGCCGCGTCGAGGGCCGCACGGTCGGCATCGTCGCGAACCAGCCAAACCAGATGGCGGGCACGCTCAACATCGACGCGAGCGAGAAGGCCGCGCGCTTCGTGCGGTTCTGCGACGCGTTCTCGATCCCGATCCTCACCCTCGTCGATGTGCCGGGCTACCTGCCGGGCACCGACCAGGAGTTCCAGGGCGTGATCCGCCGCGGCGCGAAGCTGCTCTACGCCTACGCCGAGGCGACGGTGCCGCTCGTCACGATCATCACGCGCAAGGCGTACGGCGGCGCGTACATCGTGATGGGATCCAAGCAGATGGGCGCCGACTTCAACATCGCGTGGCCCACCGCCGAGATCGCGGTGATGGGCGGCGCCGGCGCCGTCAACATCCTCTACCGCAAGGAGCTGGCCGCCGCCGCCGAGCGCGGCGAGGACGTGGAGGCGCTGCGCGCCGAGCTGACCGCGAAGTACACCGCCGACGTCTCGAGCCCGTTCCTCGCCGCCGAGCGCGGCGAGCTCGACAATGTGCTCGAGCCCGCGGGCACCCGCCTCGCCGTCATCAAGGCGCTGCGCGGCCTGCGCGGCAAGCGCGACGAGCTGCCGGCCAAGAAGCACGGCAACATCCCGCTCTGACCGTGGACGGCCGCTCATCCCGCAAGCTCGATGGGCCGCCTGCGTCGCTGGAGCTTGTCGAGACCTCAGGAGGTGCCATGGGCGAGTACGACGCGCCGCTGCCGCCGGATGCCGCAGAGCGCGACGCCGCCAGACGCGAAGGACTCGGCGAGCAGGACGACACCCTGCACGGCGAGGACATCCGCTTCACCACGAAGCGGGTGAGCGCCGAGGAGCGCGCGGCGGTGATCGCGGTGCTCACCCGCGTGCGCGAGGAGGAGACCCGGCAGGCCAAGCGGGTGGAGCGTCGGGATCGCGAGCCGTGGGCCCGCTCCCAGCGCGTCCCCGAGGGCATCGGCGATCTGCTCGCCGAGGCCTGACCCCCCGCACCGGACATCTCCAGCCCCGCTTCGGTTCTTCGACGCGCGTCAGTTGTTGTCCTCTCGCGCGGGTTGAGGCAGCATCAACTGGCGCGCGAAGATCCCTGGGGCGGCGCCGGGTAGGCTGAACGGCATGGAGGAATCCCGGGCCGAACGCGAACTGCGCGACCTCATGCGGCGCGGCGTCGACCTCGACTTCCGCCCGCAGGGCGCGCTCGCCGAGCTGCCGCTGCGGCGCTCGG
This window encodes:
- a CDS encoding acyl-CoA carboxylase subunit beta; protein product: MTGDNATAAAAETLATTAGRIADHRRKYQEAVGDRDAAAAAKQHPRGKMTARERIAALVDPGSFVEFDKYVRHRTHAFGMEGSRPFGDSVVTGAGTIHGRQVVVYAQDFTTFGGSLGEVAGEKIVKAMEFALKTGAPILGILDSGGARIQEGVVALSKYANIFRLNTACSGVIPQISIVMGPSAGGAVYSPALTDFVIMVDQTSHMFVTGPDVIKTVTGEEVGFEELGGALTHNKTSGVSHYLASDELDALDYARTLISYLPDNNLAEAPVYDSDTALEITDADRRLNTVIPDSPNQPYDMKSIIETILDGGDFLEVQPLFAPNILIGFGRVEGRTVGIVANQPNQMAGTLNIDASEKAARFVRFCDAFSIPILTLVDVPGYLPGTDQEFQGVIRRGAKLLYAYAEATVPLVTIITRKAYGGAYIVMGSKQMGADFNIAWPTAEIAVMGGAGAVNILYRKELAAAAERGEDVEALRAELTAKYTADVSSPFLAAERGELDNVLEPAGTRLAVIKALRGLRGKRDELPAKKHGNIPL